Genomic segment of Cytophagia bacterium CHB2:
CAAAGCTCGCCCGCGGCGTCTTCAAAAATGGTTTTCACTTCATAATGATCCGCGAGAGAGGGATCGAGCGGTCGGTGTGGATAATGGACAAAATTCCGCGTTGCCGCATCGTAGCGATTCAAGCCCCGGCCCGTGCCGATCCACAGTTCGCCGCGGCAATCCTCGTGCAGCGACAGGATGCCATACGTAACGAGCGTCGTTGGCTTCGCGGGATCGTGGCGATAATGCGCGAGAAGTTTTCCCTCACGATCATAGCGCAATAAACCGTCGCCGCTCGTTCCCAACCAAAGCTCGCCGTTGCGATCCTGCAAGATGGCGTATACGCCCTGGCTGCGCAGGGTTGGGTAGCGCGTAAAAACGTCCTGCCGCCGCTCATAACGGTTGAGGCCGTGGCGATACGTGCCCACCCACATCACGCCGGAGCGATCTTCGAATATGCAACTGATGCGATCCTCGCTGAGTGAATGCGGATCATTGGGGTCGTGTGCGTAACGGAAAAAACGATCCGTCGTTTTATCATAACGCCACAAACCGGTATGAAAAGTGGCGATCCATAACGCGCCTTTGCTGTCCTCATAAATATCGAAAACCATGTTGGGAATAAAGGCGTATGGATCTTGGGGATCGTAACGGCAGCGCGTGATCGTATCAGACTTGTGGTCATAGCGATTCAAGCCGGCGTTGGTGCCGATCCAAATGACGCCGTCGCGGTCTTCGCGAATGTGGCCGATTAGATCGCTGGTGAGACCCGTGGGGTTTTGGGGATTGTGACGATAATGCGTGAAGGCGTTTCGTTCCCGCTGAAAGCGATTAAGGCCGGCATTGGTTCCCACCCACAACGTGCCGGTGCGATCTTCGCAAAGTCCCAAGATGTAATCGCTGCTGATCGTCGCTGCGTCGCGAGCATCGTGGCGGTAAACCGTCAGCGCGTCGCGCTGCGGATCGTAGCGATAAAGCCCCTCGTTCGTGCTTATCCAAAGCTCGCCGTGTTGGTCTTCCAAAATGGCCTGAACGCTTTTGCCTGTGAGGCTTTCAGGATGATTCGGCTCGCTTTTAAAGCGGTCGAACTTGTCGGTGTCGGGGTTATAGCGGCGCAAGCCGTCATAACCTGCGCCGACGTAGAGATTCCCCGTGCGATCGGCATACACCATCTGCACAAATCTGCTCGCTAGTGAATTGGAGTCCGCGGGATCAGGCTTGTAAACCGTGAAGGCGTAGCCGTCGTATTTATTCAACCCGTCTTCGGTGGCGATCCAAAGAAAGCCTTGTTGATCTTGCACGATTTTGGTGACGGCATAATTGGAAAGGCCCTGCTCCACCGACACCTGCTCGAAGCGAATGTCATGCAATTGGGCAAAAAGCGCGGCAGGAAAGGAGAACCAGAGCGCGAGGCTCCAACAAACGGCGTGATTTTTGGGCTTTTTCATCACGCCAGAAAGTAAACATATTTTTGAGAAGCGCAAGAGGGCGCGGTGCGGCGTCAACGGCAAGAACAAACCTGCGTGCGCGCCTCACCTCAAACGCATAAAACGCCATCTTCACCTCACCAGCCGGCCATTTTGCAGAAAGGGCTCGGCCAGGCCCTTGAGCGAGTCATCGGCCTCCTAAACAGTTTCCGGAAAAAATTGGATGGAGTAAATGCGGCGCAAGCGGTTGGTGTTGTTGGCGCCGGAACGATGAAAAGCCGTAATCGAAAACACCGCAATCGATCCAGCCGGGCAATTCATGGGAATGCCGGGGTGGTCGCCGAAATAACCGATGCGATCATTCGAACCCGGAAGAACTTTGTGCTCGACCTTCTCGCGCGCGCCGGCTTGTGAGTAGGGCAAAATGTAAATGATGCCGTTTTCCTCGTTCACGTCGTCGAGCGGTATCCAGGCGTTGACGTAGTATTTGTGCGTGTGATCGACATAGCCGAAATCCTGGTGCCAGCCGAACGCTACGCCCTTTTTGTCCGTGCCCTTGATGACGAACTGTTCCCAGAACAGCATAGCCTCGCCGCCGATCGTGGCGCGGCAAATTTCCGCCATCAGATCGCTGAAAATGAATTCGGCGAGCTGCGGCCGATTTTTGTAAGGCAGGAAAACGAAATAGCGGCTGTTGCGCCGGCTGAGATCAAGCTCATCGACGCCGAGACGATCCATTTCGGCATTCTGTTCGTTGACGTGATGATCACACTCGGCGCGCAGTTTTTCGAGCTGCTCGTCCGGTGTGACTTTCTCGGGGAGGAAATAGCCTTCCCGGTGATATTGGTTTTTCTGCTCTTCGGTGATGTGACGCGCAATCGGTGTGCTCATTTGCGGGTTCCTTTCCTGATGATGATCGAGCCCGCCCCCCGGACCGACCACGTGAGTTACGCCGCGTTCGTGCAGCCCAATCGCTGCAACGTTGCAAGCCATTTGATTCTCATTGCCTCGCCGGCGGTTTGCACCTCGCGCAAATGCGCCGGCTTTCCGATTCTCGCCGCCTTGTCCCTGCCCATGACATGATACGACATGATTTCAATCCCCTCCAGCCCGGGATAGCGTGCGGCAAGCGCGGCGATGCCTGAGAGATGAGCAGGCGAATCGTTAACGCCCGGGGGAAACGCAGCATGATGCGCGCGCGTTTGCTATAAAGAAAATGCAAATTTCGGCGTATCGCGTGGTTGGATACGCCGGTAAAACTTTTGTGCAAAGCGGCATCTGTTGCTTTATAGTCGTAGAGGAAAAGATCCACGGCGTCCAATAATGCCGCAAATTTATCTTGTGAAGCAAAGCCGGAAGTATCCAGGCAGGTGTGAATGCCGCGCGCTTTGGCCGCATGCAAAAGCACGCGGGTAAATTCAAATTGCGCCATGGGCTCCCCGCCGGAAATCGTCAAGCCGCCGCCGGAGCGCTCATAATAGTCCTTGTCTTTCAGCACTTCTTCGATGATCTTCTCGATGCTCATCTTTCTACCGATAATTTACAGAGCCTCGTGGGGGTATGCTTTTACCCACCGGCCGGCAAGCTCGCAGCGCGAACGGGCAAGCTCATGCCTGCCGTTGCATTCCTCTGACGAGCTTGTCGGAATGTCACATCGCGGGGATGAGGCCGGAGAGTTGGGAATTAAGTATGCCGGACTTTTTCATAAATATTCGATCAATTCAATGTCCAATCCATCTGGGTCTCTGAAAAATGCAATGCGCACCACATCTTGAATCGTCTTTGGCAGTAGGGTGAATTTCACTCCCGCTTTGGAGAGCCGTTCATATTCTTCATCAACGCTATCGACAAGCAGGGCGATGTGCTTGT
This window contains:
- a CDS encoding radical SAM protein; the protein is MSIEKIIEEVLKDKDYYERSGGGLTISGGEPMAQFEFTRVLLHAAKARGIHTCLDTSGFASQDKFAALLDAVDLFLYDYKATDAALHKSFTGVSNHAIRRNLHFLYSKRARIMLRFPRALTIRLLISQASPRLPHAIPGWRGLKSCRIMSWAGTRRRESESRRICARCKPPARQ
- a CDS encoding phytanoyl-CoA dioxygenase family protein, coding for MACNVAAIGLHERGVTHVVGPGGGLDHHQERNPQMSTPIARHITEEQKNQYHREGYFLPEKVTPDEQLEKLRAECDHHVNEQNAEMDRLGVDELDLSRRNSRYFVFLPYKNRPQLAEFIFSDLMAEICRATIGGEAMLFWEQFVIKGTDKKGVAFGWHQDFGYVDHTHKYYVNAWIPLDDVNEENGIIYILPYSQAGAREKVEHKVLPGSNDRIGYFGDHPGIPMNCPAGSIAVFSITAFHRSGANNTNRLRRIYSIQFFPETV
- a CDS encoding VOC family protein, with protein sequence KHIALLVDSVDEEYERLSKAGVKFTLLPKTIQDVVRIAFFRDPDGLDIELIEYL